From the genome of Carassius gibelio isolate Cgi1373 ecotype wild population from Czech Republic chromosome A18, carGib1.2-hapl.c, whole genome shotgun sequence:
CTCTCAGTGCAATGTCCTCTGCCGTAAACAAGTTCAGTCGTTTTGGGGATGATGAGGAAAAGCAACAACAGCAACCTCCAGGACCCTCAAAGCAGAAGGATCCTCAACAGCAGGGGAATGGCCAACCAGCCTCACAGGGGCCTCAGAGGCAAAGTGGACAGCAGACACAGGGTGTGGGAAGGGGAGGCCAAGGAGCCGGACGGGATGGATCTCAACCACAAGGAGCTGGTCGGGGAAGTCCTGTACAGCAAGGAGCTGGGAGAAGAGATCTTTCACATCAGGGAGTGGGCAGGGGAGGATTGCAACAAGGAGCAAGTGGGGGTGGATCTCCTAAGCAGGGTGTTGGGAAGGGTGGACCTCAGCAACAAGGCCTAAGTGGACCAGGGTCTCATCCAGGAGGTGCAGTTGGCTCAGGGCCTCTTTCAGCAGAGCCTCAGGAGAAAGGTGGAGCTGGTGCTCGGGTGAAATCCCTCTGTCCAGTCTGTAAAAATACAGAACTCAATCTTAAGTTCAAGGATTCGCCCAACTATAACACCTGCACACAATGTAAATCAGTGGTCTGCAACATGTGTGGCTTCAGTCCTCCAGATGCAACCGTGAGTAAAAATTCCTAACTCTAATTAGTGTGACACATATTTTTATCTATACCGGTTGCTGAATAGACCTCTCTAGATATAAAAGTCACTTTTTACTATCTTGTGAAGATCCACCATTATGTATTTCAATCCAGAAGTCCACTGTCTCTGAAGCATGTTGTATTGGACTGTGATGATTTTAACTCCCTGaagaagaccccccccccccccccaaaagctcatatttttcacaattgtttaacACCTTTCACTAAAATAATCCACAGAGTTTTTATCGAGGCAGCCGTGAATAACTAATGCTATTtcctcagaattttttttttttttactgtataaatttttaaaagtttaaaagtttaaatttgtACAAAGTTAAAAACTAGCAATTGTATAACATAAATGTATACTCTCCATGTATGCAGGTTAAGGAGTGGCTCTGCTTGAATTGCCAGATGCAGAGAGCTCTGGGAGGGGCAGAGAAAAGCAGACCTCCTACACTAAATGCCCAGCCACAGCCCAAGGACTATGTACCATCACAGAACCCTGCAAAGAAAGACACTCTTCATAGTAAGCAGATGCCACCATCTGCTAGCCAGCCAACCAAACCAACAGAGGGTCAGAAACTGTCAAGCCAGTCCAGCACAAGTGCAACTCATCCGTCGCAGCAAATGTCACAACAGAAACCACTTCCACAGCAGACAACAAAAGGTGCTCCTCCTGACAAAACTGAGATACCATCAAAGACAGAGCCctctaaaaaagaagaagagtcTGGTTTCTTTGGTTTCGGTTTTGGTGGTGCTCGATCCCGCTCTCCTTCTCCACAGCCTGGTGCCTCTTCTGTTTCTGGAAAGGTTCTAGGCTTTGGTTCTTCATTCCTTAGCTCAGCATCCAATTTGATGTCAGCTGTCCAGGATGAGCCCTCCACAACCCCACCAACCAAGGGTTCCACTGTCTCTCAAACCTCTGCCAAGAACACCACACCCCCTTCCTCAAGAAAAGGCTCAGAGGCCTCTAAGGGCTCCCCCAACGTTCCTAGATCACAGACACAGGAGGGAAAAATTCAACAGCAACAAAATAAACCCCAAGTAACTCaaaaaacaacgacaacaaaGGAATCCTCACCTGCTCAGGCAACTAAATTAGATCAAAGCCCGAAACCTCCTCCCAAAGCCTGTCCACTCTGCAAGGCAAACCTGAGAAGAGATCCTCCCAACTATAGTACCTGCACTGAATGCAAGGCCACTGTGTGTAATCAGTGTGGATTTAATCCTGTGCCTCATCAAACAGAGGTAAGAAACAGAAGAATTTCATTGCAGTAAGTTCACATTATGGTTTGTGCAATGAACTGTTGGCAGAAAATGTCAAGAGCAATTTCAGAGGACATGTTCTCAGTGATTCTGTTGTAAAAGATGGATGTATTTTGTAGTCTCTTTGGTTTTTGTGGAGGCAGTCTTGTGGAAGGCAAACTGAAAATGGCTGTGAGAGAAAAATGTGCCTTGTTTCTCAATTACCTCAGACTACTCCCTGCCTAAACTTGCAAAATAAAGTGCTATTTTTTAaggcagaaaaagaaaacattgtacAATTTGTGATTAACATACTGTATCCATTAGGGCTTTGgtgataaatatatattatgaatgaATAGACATTCTTTGTTAAGTGACCTGTGTTATGAAGTTTAATGATTGATCTGGGTGAAACGTAGCAGTTAGTGTTCCTATAG
Proteins encoded in this window:
- the LOC127934650 gene encoding spidroin-1-like, giving the protein MFSSNFLSGGNPLSAMSSAVNKFSRFGDDEEKQQQQPPGPSKQKDPQQQGNGQPASQGPQRQSGQQTQGVGRGGQGAGRDGSQPQGAGRGSPVQQGAGRRDLSHQGVGRGGLQQGASGGGSPKQGVGKGGPQQQGLSGPGSHPGGAVGSGPLSAEPQEKGGAGARVKSLCPVCKNTELNLKFKDSPNYNTCTQCKSVVCNMCGFSPPDATVSKNS